Proteins encoded in a region of the Clostridium beijerinckii genome:
- the purM gene encoding phosphoribosylformylglycinamidine cyclo-ligase, whose translation MITYKEAGVNIEEGYKSVKLIKEYAARTMSQYVLNGLGSFAGMVELPSGYEKPVLVSGTDGVGTKLEIAFKNKKYDTVGIDCVAMCVNDILCHGAKPLFFLDYIACGKLEAEVAADLVKGISDGCVDSDCALIGGETAEMPGFYSDGEYDMAGFAVGIADKDKIINGSNIKDGDKLIGIASSGIHSNGYSLIRKIFPDLNEEFNGEEVWKTLITPTKIYVKPVLKLLESYEIKGMAHVTGGGFIENVPRMFNGGDFTAVINKDSYPLPAIFERIIEKGVDKEHMYNTFNMGIGFVLAVKDEDVEPIIKALVEMGEKAYEIGYVTSGGEGICLK comes from the coding sequence ATGATTACTTACAAAGAAGCGGGAGTTAACATAGAAGAAGGATATAAGTCAGTTAAGCTTATAAAAGAATACGCAGCAAGAACTATGAGTCAATATGTTTTAAATGGTCTTGGAAGTTTTGCTGGAATGGTTGAATTACCATCAGGCTATGAAAAACCAGTTTTAGTTTCTGGAACTGATGGAGTAGGAACTAAACTAGAAATCGCATTTAAGAACAAGAAGTACGATACAGTTGGTATTGACTGCGTAGCTATGTGCGTAAATGATATTTTATGCCATGGGGCAAAACCATTATTTTTCTTAGATTACATAGCTTGTGGGAAGCTTGAAGCTGAAGTTGCAGCAGATTTAGTTAAAGGTATATCAGATGGATGTGTTGATTCTGACTGCGCATTAATTGGTGGAGAAACAGCTGAAATGCCTGGATTTTATTCAGATGGAGAATATGATATGGCTGGATTTGCTGTTGGTATAGCTGATAAAGATAAGATTATTAATGGAAGCAATATTAAAGATGGAGATAAATTAATTGGTATAGCTTCTTCTGGAATACATTCTAATGGATATTCATTAATCAGAAAAATATTCCCAGATTTAAATGAAGAATTTAATGGTGAAGAAGTATGGAAGACATTAATTACACCAACTAAGATTTATGTAAAACCAGTACTTAAATTGTTAGAAAGCTATGAAATTAAAGGTATGGCTCATGTTACAGGTGGTGGATTTATAGAAAATGTTCCAAGAATGTTCAATGGTGGAGACTTCACAGCTGTAATTAACAAAGATTCATATCCACTTCCAGCTATATTTGAAAGAATCATTGAAAAAGGTGTAGATAAGGAACATATGTATAATACTTTTAACATGGGAATAGGGTTTGTTCTTGCTGTTAAAGATGAAGATGTGGAACCTATTATAAAGGCTTTAGTAGAAATGGGAGAAAAAGCTTATGAAATAGGATACGTAACATCTGGGGGTGAAGGTATTTGTTTAAAATAG
- the purE gene encoding 5-(carboxyamino)imidazole ribonucleotide mutase encodes MQVAIFFGSKSDTEVMRGAANALKEFGVEYKAFILSAHRVPEKLEETLEEIQAQGCQVIIAGAGLAAHLPGVIASKTILPVIGVPVKAALEGVDALYSIVQMPKSIPVATVGINNSYNAGMLAVQMLSVNNDELKNKLKEFRLNMKKKFIEENAEGVEL; translated from the coding sequence ATGCAAGTAGCAATATTTTTTGGAAGTAAATCAGACACAGAGGTTATGAGGGGAGCGGCAAATGCTTTAAAGGAATTTGGAGTAGAATATAAAGCATTTATACTTTCAGCTCATAGAGTACCAGAAAAATTAGAAGAAACATTAGAAGAAATTCAAGCTCAAGGATGCCAAGTTATTATAGCTGGAGCAGGGCTTGCAGCACATTTACCAGGAGTAATAGCATCAAAGACAATACTTCCTGTAATAGGAGTTCCAGTTAAGGCAGCTCTTGAAGGTGTTGATGCATTATATTCTATAGTACAAATGCCAAAATCAATTCCAGTTGCTACTGTTGGTATAAATAACAGCTACAATGCAGGAATGTTAGCGGTTCAAATGTTATCAGTTAATAATGATGAATTAAAAAATAAATTAAAAGAATTCAGATTAAATATGAAGAAAAAATTCATTGAGGAAAATGCGGAAGGGGTAGAACTATAA
- the purD gene encoding phosphoribosylamine--glycine ligase has translation MKLLLIGSGGREHALAWKLAKSEKVEKIFVAPGNGGTAIENKCENVNITDIDELIKFAKEEIIDLTIVGPEDPLTKGIVNKFKTEGLKIFGPAENGAMLEGSKSFSKEFMKKYGVKTAEYETFTDVNEALKYLEVCPYPTVVKADGLAAGKGVAICETKEEAIDAVKSYMVDDIFNGAGQKIVIEEFLEGVEASILSITDGKTIIPFISGKDHKQIFDGGKGPNTGGMGVLAPNPYVTEDVMKDFEENIMAKTLIGIREEGFDYKGIIFFGIMITAKGTYLLEYNVRMGDPETQSVLYLMESDLVEVIEAALREELDKTTIKWNDGICINVVLASKGYPGDFVKGYEITIDEKVKDKVFLAGAKAEDGVLKTNGGRVLSVIGLGKTLEEARKDAYENIKYVTFEGAYCRSDIGTHK, from the coding sequence ATGAAACTTCTTTTAATTGGTTCAGGTGGTAGAGAACATGCTTTGGCTTGGAAACTTGCAAAAAGTGAAAAGGTTGAAAAAATATTTGTTGCTCCAGGTAACGGTGGAACTGCAATTGAAAATAAATGCGAAAATGTAAACATAACTGATATTGATGAATTAATTAAATTTGCTAAGGAAGAAATTATTGATCTTACAATAGTTGGGCCAGAAGATCCTTTAACAAAGGGAATTGTTAATAAGTTTAAAACAGAAGGATTAAAGATATTTGGACCAGCTGAAAATGGAGCAATGCTTGAAGGTAGTAAAAGCTTTTCTAAAGAGTTTATGAAAAAGTATGGCGTTAAGACAGCAGAATACGAAACATTTACAGATGTCAATGAAGCGCTTAAATATTTAGAAGTATGTCCTTATCCAACAGTGGTTAAAGCAGATGGTCTTGCAGCAGGAAAAGGCGTTGCTATATGTGAAACTAAAGAAGAAGCAATAGATGCAGTAAAATCGTATATGGTAGATGATATCTTCAATGGAGCGGGTCAAAAAATAGTAATTGAAGAATTCCTAGAAGGTGTTGAGGCATCAATTCTATCTATAACTGATGGAAAGACAATAATTCCGTTCATATCAGGTAAAGACCATAAGCAGATATTTGATGGAGGTAAAGGACCAAATACAGGTGGAATGGGAGTATTAGCACCAAATCCTTATGTGACAGAAGATGTGATGAAGGATTTCGAAGAAAATATTATGGCTAAGACTTTAATTGGTATTAGAGAAGAAGGCTTTGATTATAAAGGAATAATCTTCTTTGGTATTATGATTACTGCAAAAGGAACTTATCTTTTGGAATATAATGTAAGAATGGGAGATCCTGAAACACAATCAGTTCTTTATCTAATGGAAAGTGACTTAGTAGAAGTCATTGAAGCAGCATTAAGAGAAGAACTAGATAAAACCACAATTAAGTGGAATGATGGTATCTGCATAAATGTCGTTTTAGCATCTAAAGGATATCCAGGAGATTTTGTTAAAGGATATGAGATAACAATTGATGAAAAAGTTAAAGATAAAGTATTCTTAGCAGGAGCTAAAGCAGAAGATGGAGTTTTAAAGACTAACGGTGGAAGAGTATTATCAGTTATTGGCCTTGGAAAAACTCTAGAAGAAGCCAGAAAAGACGCTTACGAAAATATTAAATATGTTACTTTTGAAGGGGCATATTGTAGAAGTGATATAGGAACACATAAATAA
- the purC gene encoding phosphoribosylaminoimidazolesuccinocarboxamide synthase — translation MEKLEMLYEGKAKKIYATDKADEVIVYYKDDATAFNGEKKGQIEDKGIMNNAITSVLFEILEKAGVKTHFIEKLNDREQLCKKVEIVPLEVIVRNVAAGSMAKRLGLEEGFKLKTTVFELSYKDDSLGDPLINDYHAVGIGATTFEELKVIYDMTAKINDTLKAVFKEQNINLIDFKVEFGRCADGTIVLADEISPDTCRFWDATTGEKLDKDRFRRDLGNVKDAYVEILKRISK, via the coding sequence ATGGAAAAATTAGAAATGTTATATGAAGGAAAAGCAAAGAAAATTTACGCAACAGATAAGGCTGACGAAGTAATTGTATATTACAAAGATGATGCAACAGCATTCAATGGAGAAAAGAAAGGCCAAATCGAAGATAAAGGTATAATGAATAATGCTATAACTTCAGTATTGTTTGAAATATTAGAAAAAGCAGGAGTTAAAACTCACTTTATAGAGAAACTAAATGATAGAGAACAATTATGTAAAAAGGTTGAAATAGTTCCACTTGAAGTAATAGTGAGAAATGTTGCAGCTGGAAGCATGGCTAAGAGATTAGGTCTTGAAGAAGGATTTAAACTTAAGACTACTGTATTTGAATTATCATATAAAGATGACTCATTAGGAGATCCATTAATAAATGATTATCATGCAGTTGGAATTGGTGCAACTACTTTTGAAGAATTAAAAGTAATCTATGATATGACAGCAAAAATTAATGACACTCTTAAAGCTGTATTTAAAGAACAAAACATAAACTTAATCGACTTTAAAGTTGAATTTGGTAGATGTGCTGATGGAACAATAGTTTTAGCTGACGAAATCTCACCAGATACTTGCAGATTCTGGGATGCAACAACAGGAGAAAAATTAGATAAAGATAGATTTAGAAGAGACTTAGGTAATGTTAAAGATGCTTATGTTGAAATATTAAAGAGAATTTCTAAGTAG
- the purN gene encoding phosphoribosylglycinamide formyltransferase, giving the protein MFKIAVLVSGGGTDLQSVIDAVENNYMNVKIEMVIGSRDNIYALERAKKHNIDTFVVTRREYGEESSNKILELTKGKVDLIVLAGFLAILDGEILKEFDNRIINIHPSLIPSFCGPGMYGLKVHEAVIKSGVRFSGCTVHFVNSEVDGGAILLQEVVPVYFEDDAETLQKRILEKEHEILPKAIKLISENKIRLIDGRVKIEE; this is encoded by the coding sequence TTGTTTAAAATAGCGGTCTTGGTTTCTGGGGGCGGAACAGACCTACAATCGGTAATAGATGCGGTGGAAAATAACTATATGAATGTTAAGATAGAGATGGTTATAGGAAGCCGTGATAATATTTATGCTTTAGAGAGGGCTAAAAAGCATAATATAGATACTTTTGTAGTTACTAGGCGTGAGTATGGTGAAGAATCATCTAACAAGATCTTAGAATTAACAAAGGGAAAGGTTGATTTAATAGTTCTTGCAGGATTTTTGGCAATTTTAGATGGGGAAATATTAAAAGAATTTGATAATAGAATTATAAATATTCATCCATCTTTAATTCCATCGTTTTGTGGACCTGGAATGTACGGATTAAAGGTTCATGAAGCCGTAATTAAAAGTGGTGTAAGATTTTCAGGATGTACAGTTCACTTTGTAAATTCCGAAGTTGATGGTGGTGCTATACTTCTTCAAGAAGTTGTGCCAGTTTATTTTGAAGATGATGCGGAAACGCTTCAAAAGAGGATTTTAGAAAAAGAACACGAAATATTACCTAAGGCAATTAAGTTAATTAGCGAAAATAAAATCAGATTAATTGATGGTAGAGTCAAGATAGAAGAATAA
- a CDS encoding phosphoribosylformylglycinamidine synthase gives MLNIRSVFVEKKKGFNVEAQSLLNDFRDNLGVTGLEDVRLVNKYIISDIPEEYYNKALHTIFSEATVDVVYESELPMNEGEIAFGVEYLPGQYDQRADSASECLALLTAEDKVEIKSAKVVVLKGNLSKDDIEKIKKYYINPVDSREVDINSKDLSSLSNIPKDVQILDGFTSKTLDQLKEFHSGQGLAMSIDDLLMIQDYFKGEKRDPSITEIKVIDTYWSDHCRHTTFSTILEDVQIEDNKYTAPIKASYEGYIKSRSYVYGEKEKNKTLMDMAVIAMKELRKRGKLEDLDISEEINACSINVKIETDKGMEDYLVMFKNETHNHPTEIEPFGGAATCLGGAIRDPLSGRTYVYQAMRVTGAADPTVPVEDTLEGKLPQRKITLGAAHGYSSYGNQIGLATGQVEEVYHPNYAAKRMEVGAVIAAAPKENVVREEPALGDVIILLGGRTGRDGVGGATGSSKEHTVDSINECGAEVQKGNAPTERKLQRLFRNSKVAKMIKRCNDFGAGGVSVAIGELCRGLDIDLDKVPKKYEGLDGTELAVSESQERMAVVVTKENADEFIRLSNEENLEATLVAHVTDTDRLRLFWRGKNIVDLKRTFLDTNGATQKTNVTVKAPVDYPYVVADIDVKEEWINNLRKLNVSSQQGLSERFDATIGHGTVLMPFGGKYAKTPAEGMAAKIPVLDGESADATLMTFGFNPELGTWSPYHMAYYAVIESISKLAAMGGDYRKARLTFQEYFERLGSESSRWGKPFAALLGAYEAQMAFETAAIGGKDSMSGSFGDLDVPPTLVSFAVGVEKARNIISPEFKEAGSSLVLLQTEKLEDGTINLDKLKKNLDVLYKLIQDEKVISSSAVKYGGVSETVTKMTLGNRIGVEIDNLTKDELFGFNYGTIVLEVKNNINVENEFKDCLYKEIGKTISSEAIVSKQYDLNLSIQALEKTYEEKLSSVFKIKTEDVEGKVETVLYDKKSKLSPAIKVAKPKVVIPVFPGNNCEYDCARAFEKEGAEVTQVVFRNITKEALNDSIERLAKEISTAQILMIPGGFSAGDEPDGSGKFIANALRNEKISNSVMELLKNRDGLALGICNGFQALIKLGLVPYGEIVDIKEDMATLTYNNINRHMSSIISTKVVSNKSPWFSEVNVGDIHSVAISHGEGRFVAPESLIKELIANGQVATQYVDFDGNVSLNMPFNPNGSMYGIEGITSPDGRVLGKMAHSERIGTDLYRNIPGDFDQKIFKAGVNYFK, from the coding sequence ATGTTAAATATTAGAAGCGTATTCGTTGAAAAGAAAAAAGGATTTAATGTAGAAGCTCAAAGTTTACTAAATGACTTTAGAGATAACTTGGGAGTAACTGGATTAGAAGACGTGAGACTTGTTAATAAATATATAATATCAGATATACCTGAAGAATATTATAATAAGGCTTTACATACAATTTTTTCTGAAGCAACAGTAGATGTAGTTTACGAATCAGAATTACCAATGAATGAAGGAGAAATAGCTTTTGGTGTAGAATATTTGCCAGGTCAATACGACCAAAGAGCAGATTCAGCTTCAGAATGTCTAGCTCTATTAACAGCAGAAGACAAGGTAGAAATAAAATCAGCTAAAGTAGTAGTATTAAAAGGAAACCTTTCAAAAGATGATATTGAAAAAATTAAGAAATATTATATAAACCCAGTCGATTCTAGGGAAGTAGATATAAATAGCAAAGATTTATCGTCACTTTCAAACATACCTAAAGATGTACAGATCTTAGATGGATTTACCAGCAAGACATTGGATCAATTAAAAGAATTTCATAGTGGACAAGGTTTGGCTATGAGTATTGATGATCTTCTTATGATTCAAGATTATTTCAAAGGAGAGAAAAGAGATCCAAGCATAACTGAGATTAAAGTTATAGATACATACTGGTCAGATCACTGTAGACATACAACATTCTCAACTATCTTAGAAGATGTCCAAATTGAAGATAATAAATATACGGCTCCAATAAAAGCAAGTTATGAAGGTTATATAAAATCTAGATCATATGTTTATGGCGAAAAAGAAAAGAATAAAACTCTTATGGATATGGCAGTAATTGCTATGAAAGAACTTAGAAAAAGAGGAAAACTTGAAGATTTAGATATTTCCGAAGAAATAAATGCTTGTTCAATTAACGTAAAAATTGAAACTGATAAAGGCATGGAAGATTACTTAGTAATGTTCAAGAATGAAACACATAACCATCCAACAGAAATTGAACCTTTTGGTGGAGCAGCAACATGTCTTGGTGGAGCTATAAGAGATCCACTATCAGGAAGAACTTATGTATATCAAGCAATGAGAGTTACAGGAGCAGCAGATCCAACAGTTCCAGTTGAAGATACATTAGAAGGAAAACTTCCTCAAAGAAAGATAACACTTGGAGCAGCTCATGGGTATAGTTCATATGGAAATCAAATTGGTCTCGCAACAGGTCAAGTTGAAGAAGTATATCATCCAAACTATGCAGCTAAGAGAATGGAAGTTGGAGCAGTTATTGCAGCAGCACCTAAGGAAAATGTGGTAAGAGAAGAACCAGCTTTAGGCGATGTAATTATCTTACTAGGTGGAAGAACTGGAAGAGATGGTGTTGGAGGAGCTACAGGTTCATCTAAGGAACATACGGTAGATTCAATAAATGAATGTGGAGCAGAAGTACAAAAAGGTAATGCTCCGACAGAAAGAAAACTTCAAAGATTATTTAGAAATTCTAAAGTAGCAAAGATGATTAAGAGATGTAATGACTTTGGTGCAGGTGGAGTTTCAGTTGCGATTGGAGAACTTTGCAGAGGATTAGATATAGATTTAGATAAAGTTCCAAAGAAATATGAAGGTTTAGATGGAACAGAACTTGCAGTTTCAGAATCACAAGAAAGAATGGCAGTAGTTGTAACAAAAGAAAATGCAGATGAATTTATAAGACTTTCTAATGAAGAAAATTTAGAGGCTACGTTGGTAGCACATGTTACTGATACAGACAGACTTAGATTATTCTGGAGAGGTAAAAACATAGTTGATTTAAAGAGAACATTCTTAGATACAAATGGTGCTACTCAAAAGACAAATGTTACAGTTAAAGCTCCAGTTGATTATCCATATGTGGTAGCAGATATTGATGTTAAAGAAGAATGGATAAATAACTTAAGAAAATTAAATGTATCATCTCAGCAAGGATTATCAGAAAGATTTGATGCAACAATAGGTCATGGAACAGTACTTATGCCTTTTGGTGGTAAATATGCAAAAACTCCAGCAGAAGGAATGGCAGCTAAAATCCCAGTTCTAGATGGAGAAAGTGCAGATGCCACATTGATGACATTTGGGTTTAATCCAGAACTTGGAACATGGAGCCCATACCACATGGCATATTATGCAGTAATTGAAAGTATATCAAAACTTGCAGCTATGGGTGGAGATTACAGAAAAGCTAGACTTACATTCCAAGAGTATTTTGAAAGATTAGGATCAGAAAGCTCTAGATGGGGTAAACCATTTGCAGCATTGCTTGGTGCATATGAAGCTCAAATGGCATTTGAAACAGCAGCAATCGGTGGTAAGGACTCAATGTCAGGAAGCTTTGGAGATTTAGATGTACCTCCAACATTAGTATCATTTGCTGTAGGAGTAGAAAAAGCTAGAAATATAATATCACCAGAATTTAAAGAAGCAGGATCAAGTTTAGTTTTACTTCAAACTGAAAAACTAGAAGATGGAACTATAAATTTAGATAAGCTTAAGAAGAACTTAGACGTACTATATAAATTAATTCAAGATGAAAAAGTAATTTCATCATCTGCTGTTAAGTATGGTGGAGTTTCAGAAACAGTTACTAAAATGACACTTGGAAATAGAATTGGTGTAGAAATTGATAACTTAACAAAGGATGAATTATTTGGATTTAACTATGGAACTATAGTACTAGAAGTTAAGAACAATATTAATGTAGAAAATGAATTTAAAGATTGCTTATACAAAGAAATAGGTAAGACAATAAGCTCTGAAGCTATAGTTTCTAAACAATATGACTTAAATCTAAGCATTCAAGCTTTAGAAAAAACTTACGAAGAAAAACTAAGCTCAGTATTTAAAATTAAAACTGAAGATGTAGAAGGAAAAGTAGAAACAGTTTTATATGATAAAAAATCAAAACTTTCTCCAGCAATTAAAGTAGCTAAGCCAAAGGTTGTAATTCCAGTATTCCCAGGAAACAACTGTGAATATGACTGTGCTAGAGCATTTGAAAAAGAAGGAGCAGAAGTTACTCAAGTAGTATTTAGAAATATTACGAAGGAAGCTCTTAATGATTCAATTGAAAGACTTGCAAAAGAAATAAGTACAGCTCAAATTCTTATGATTCCAGGAGGGTTCTCAGCAGGGGATGAACCAGATGGTTCAGGTAAATTCATTGCCAATGCTCTTAGAAATGAAAAGATAAGTAATAGCGTAATGGAATTACTTAAGAATAGAGATGGATTAGCACTTGGTATTTGTAACGGCTTCCAAGCGTTAATTAAATTAGGATTAGTACCATATGGGGAAATAGTTGATATTAAAGAAGACATGGCTACCTTGACGTACAATAATATAAATAGACATATGTCTTCAATTATAAGTACAAAAGTCGTTTCAAATAAATCACCTTGGTTTAGTGAAGTTAACGTAGGAGATATACATTCAGTTGCAATCTCCCATGGTGAAGGAAGATTTGTTGCACCAGAAAGCTTAATTAAAGAATTAATTGCCAATGGTCAAGTGGCAACTCAATATGTTGATTTTGATGGAAATGTATCATTAAATATGCCATTCAATCCAAATGGATCAATGTACGGAATAGAAGGTATAACAAGTCCAGATGGAAGAGTTTTAGGTAAGATGGCTCATAGCGAAAGAATAGGAACAGATTTATATAGAAATATTCCAGGAGACTTTGATCAAAAGATCTTCAAAGCAGGAGTAAATTACTTTAAGTAG
- the purH gene encoding bifunctional phosphoribosylaminoimidazolecarboxamide formyltransferase/IMP cyclohydrolase, producing MKKRALISVFDKEGVLDFAKFLVSKDVEIVSTGGTYKYLKENGLNVIEINEVTDFPEMLDGRVKTLHPLVHAGILAIRDNEEHMNTLKGRNIHTIDYVVVNLYPFFEKVKEDLEFEEKVEFIDIGGPTMLRAAAKNFQDVVVISDKNDYKVVMEEIESDGETSYKTKKKLAGKVFNLMSAYDGAISNFLLADDEEEYPEYLSVSYKKMQSLRYGENSHQTAAVYASTMLDGAMNTFETLNGKELSYNNFKDVDIAWKCANEFDEPACCALKHNTPCGVAIGKDSYEAYMKAYEVDPTSIFGGIIGFNRKVDKKTAEEMVKIFLEVIAAPEYDEDALEVLKTKKNLRVLKFHNTPKADKYMVTVDGAMLVQEEDNKLVEEIKVVTEKKPTDEEMKDLLFGMKVVKYVKSNAIVVAHNGIALGIGGGQVNRIWPTEDALKRGKGATILASDAYFPFRDVVDEAAKNGIKAIIQPGGSMNDQKSIDACNEHGIAMVFTGYRHFKH from the coding sequence GTGAAAAAGAGAGCTTTAATAAGTGTATTTGATAAAGAGGGAGTTTTAGATTTTGCTAAATTTTTAGTATCTAAAGATGTTGAAATTGTATCAACAGGTGGAACTTATAAATATTTGAAGGAAAATGGATTAAATGTAATTGAAATCAATGAAGTTACTGATTTTCCTGAAATGTTGGATGGAAGAGTTAAAACACTTCATCCATTAGTTCATGCTGGAATATTAGCTATAAGAGACAATGAAGAACATATGAATACATTAAAAGGAAGAAATATTCATACTATAGATTATGTAGTTGTAAATCTATATCCATTCTTTGAGAAAGTTAAAGAAGATTTAGAATTTGAAGAAAAGGTTGAATTTATAGATATTGGTGGACCTACAATGCTTAGAGCAGCAGCTAAGAATTTTCAGGATGTTGTAGTAATTTCTGATAAAAATGACTATAAAGTTGTTATGGAAGAGATTGAATCAGATGGAGAAACTTCTTATAAGACTAAGAAGAAATTGGCTGGTAAAGTGTTTAATCTTATGAGTGCTTATGATGGGGCTATTTCAAACTTCTTATTAGCTGATGATGAGGAAGAATATCCAGAATATCTTTCAGTTTCATATAAGAAGATGCAAAGTCTTAGATATGGCGAAAATTCACATCAAACTGCAGCTGTTTACGCATCAACAATGCTTGATGGAGCTATGAACACTTTTGAAACATTAAATGGTAAGGAATTATCTTATAATAACTTCAAAGATGTGGATATAGCTTGGAAATGTGCTAATGAATTTGATGAACCAGCATGTTGTGCATTAAAACATAATACACCTTGTGGTGTTGCAATTGGAAAAGATTCTTATGAAGCTTATATGAAGGCATATGAAGTAGATCCAACTTCAATATTTGGTGGAATCATTGGATTTAATAGAAAAGTAGATAAGAAAACTGCTGAAGAAATGGTTAAAATTTTCTTAGAAGTTATAGCTGCACCAGAATATGATGAAGATGCTTTAGAAGTTTTAAAGACTAAAAAGAACTTAAGAGTTCTTAAATTCCATAATACTCCAAAGGCAGATAAATATATGGTTACAGTTGATGGAGCAATGCTTGTTCAAGAGGAAGACAATAAATTAGTAGAAGAAATTAAAGTTGTAACTGAAAAGAAACCAACTGATGAGGAAATGAAAGATTTATTATTCGGAATGAAAGTAGTTAAATACGTTAAATCTAATGCTATAGTTGTTGCTCATAATGGAATAGCACTTGGAATTGGCGGAGGTCAAGTTAACAGAATCTGGCCAACAGAAGATGCTTTAAAGAGAGGAAAAGGAGCTACAATCCTTGCATCAGATGCTTATTTCCCATTTAGAGATGTAGTTGATGAAGCTGCTAAAAACGGTATTAAAGCTATAATTCAACCAGGTGGTTCAATGAATGATCAAAAATCAATAGATGCTTGTAATGAACATGGGATAGCAATGGTATTTACAGGATATAGACATTTTAAACACTAA
- the purF gene encoding amidophosphoribosyltransferase, whose protein sequence is MSNPNFELIMDPSNDKFKDECGVFGVYTNKPIDVASMTYYGLYALQHRGQESAGIAVADGEKIDIHKGLGLITEAFKQEDLQKLKGHIAIGHVRYSTAGGKGIENAQPILVSSKMGPIAMAHNGTLVNADVIKELLEDGGQIFHTTTDSEVIACLIARSAKKGFAKAVVDAMSAVRGSFALTIMSKNRLIGARDPHGIRPLSLGKIEEGYILTSESCALDAIGAEFVRDIEPGEIVIIDSEGISSYRYSENTKCQTCAFEYIYFARPDSRIDGLEVHTTRVKAGEQLYKEHPLDADVVIAVPDSGIPAAIGYAKASGIPYDTGFIKNRYVGRTFISPSQEIRERAVAVKLNPLKSNLEGKRVILIDDSVVRGTTSKHLVESLRRAGVKEVSFLLASPSVKYPCYFGIDTPYRSELVAANNTIEEIRDMIGADYLGYLSEEGVYKSCGDREEFCMGCFNGVYPVATPVEKEI, encoded by the coding sequence ATGAGTAATCCGAATTTTGAATTAATAATGGATCCAAGTAATGATAAATTTAAGGATGAGTGTGGGGTATTTGGAGTATATACTAATAAGCCAATAGATGTAGCATCAATGACTTACTATGGACTTTATGCTCTTCAACATAGAGGGCAGGAAAGTGCTGGAATTGCAGTAGCAGATGGTGAAAAAATTGACATACATAAAGGATTAGGTTTAATCACTGAAGCATTTAAGCAGGAAGATTTACAAAAGCTAAAAGGTCATATAGCTATAGGTCACGTAAGATATTCAACTGCTGGTGGAAAAGGCATCGAAAATGCTCAGCCAATACTCGTTTCATCAAAGATGGGACCAATAGCTATGGCTCATAACGGAACTTTAGTAAATGCAGATGTAATAAAAGAATTACTTGAAGATGGAGGACAAATCTTTCATACTACAACAGATTCTGAAGTAATTGCATGTCTTATAGCAAGAAGTGCAAAAAAAGGTTTTGCAAAGGCAGTAGTTGATGCTATGTCAGCTGTTAGAGGATCATTTGCATTAACTATTATGTCAAAGAATAGATTAATTGGGGCTAGAGATCCACATGGAATTAGACCACTTTCGTTGGGGAAAATTGAAGAAGGTTACATTCTAACTTCAGAAAGCTGCGCTTTAGATGCAATAGGTGCTGAATTTGTAAGGGATATAGAACCAGGAGAAATAGTTATAATAGACAGTGAAGGAATAAGTTCATATAGATATTCTGAAAATACTAAATGTCAGACATGTGCTTTTGAATATATATATTTTGCTAGACCAGACTCTAGAATTGATGGGCTTGAAGTTCATACAACAAGAGTTAAAGCAGGAGAACAGTTATACAAAGAGCATCCATTAGATGCAGATGTTGTTATAGCAGTTCCAGACTCTGGAATACCAGCAGCTATCGGATATGCAAAGGCTTCTGGAATACCTTATGATACTGGATTTATTAAAAATAGATACGTTGGAAGAACTTTTATATCGCCATCTCAAGAAATAAGAGAAAGAGCAGTCGCAGTAAAGTTAAATCCACTAAAATCAAACTTAGAAGGAAAAAGAGTTATACTTATTGATGACTCAGTAGTAAGAGGTACTACATCAAAACATTTAGTTGAATCACTTAGACGTGCAGGTGTAAAAGAAGTTAGTTTCTTACTAGCATCACCAAGTGTTAAGTATCCATGTTATTTTGGAATAGATACACCTTATAGAAGTGAGCTTGTTGCTGCTAATAATACTATAGAAGAGATTAGAGATATGATTGGAGCAGATTATTTAGGATATCTAAGTGAAGAAGGTGTTTATAAGAGCTGTGGTGATAGAGAAGAATTTTGTATGGGATGCTTTAATGGAGTTTACCCAGTTGCAACACCAGTAGAGAAAGAGATATAG